Part of the Candidatus Hydrogenedentota bacterium genome, GCACGCGCACGTCGTGCGTACCCGCGTTGACCATCGGCTCGATGGCCAGCACCATGCCCGCGCGAAGCCGCGGCCCCTTTTCTTTCGTCACAAAGTTAGGTACCTGCGGCTCCTCGTGCATCGAGGTGCCGATGCCGTGGCCGACGAAACTGCGTACAACCGCGAACCCTTCGGCTTCGCACGTGGTCTGTACCGCGCGCGATATGTCCGACAGATAGTTGCCGTCCTTGGCCGCTGCAATGGCCCGCGATAACGCAAGGTCCGTTGCGTCCATCAGCCGCCGTCGCATAGTGTCGATCGTCCCACAGGCCACCGTCACCGCGGCGTCGCCGAAGTAGCCGTGGTGTTTCACACCGACGTCGATGCTGACGATCTGACCGTCCTGCAACTTCCGCTTGCCCGGAATCCCGTGGATGATTTGGTCGTCCACGGAAATGCACGTATTCTTCGGATACCCGTGGTACCCGAGGAACGACGGCTTCGCGCCGTACGCGCGAATCAACCGTGCCGCTTCCTCGTCGAGCGCGCCCGTCGAGATTCCCGGCGCGACCATGCCCGCCAGCGTCACCAGCACTTCAGCGACAATCTGGTTCGCTTCGCGCATAATCGCGATTTCGTTCTCCGACTTGATCGCGATCATCGCGTCACGCGCGGCATAAACGGTGTACAACGTTTTCAACTTTCGCAAAGACTTGGTCGGGTCCCAGCGCGCCTTCAACGACGACGTGCAAGAGCCCGCGCTCTTTGTAATACTTGACGATCGGCTCGGTCGTCCGATGGTAAATGCGGATACGCTCCCGCACGGTTTCCTCGGTATCGTCCGAACGCGTGACCAATTGCCCGGAACACCCGGTGCGGTCACACCGCTTGCCGTCCGAAGACGGCGGGTCAAACTTCAAATTAAATATCTTACCACAAACGGGACAGAGTCTTCGCGCTGTAAGCCGCGCGACGATCTCCTCGTCGGGCACTTCCAAATCAATCGCAACGTCGAGCGAGTCGCCGCGCGCCGCCAGCATCCGATCCAGGATGCGCGCCTGCGGCAAGGACCGCGGGAATCCGTCCAGCACGTAGCCGTTCTTGCAGTCCGGCTCTTTCAGCCGCGACTCGACGACTTCGCACGTCAATTCGTCCGGGACGAGCGATCCGGAGTCCATATACTCCCGGATGCGCTCCCCGAGCTCGGTTTCTCTCTCAAGCTGGTCGCGAAAATACGCGCCCGTCGAGATGTGCGGTATGCCGAACGCCTCGGCAAGCCGCATGGCCTGGGTACCCTTTCCAGCCCCAGGTCCGCCTAGTAAAACGATTCGCAAGTCCCTGCCCCTCGCACTTCATGGCACGGCACATTGGATCGGCGTTACAGGCGCCGCCCGCGCACGCGACGTCCACCACCGCCCAGGAACCCGTCGTAATTGCGCATGGTCAGGTGCGTTTCGATCTGCCGTACCGTGTCCAGCGCCACACCCACCAGAATCAACAAACTTGTACCGCCGAGGAAACTTGCGGTGTTGTACGAGAGCATCGGAACCTGCATCTGAACGATGGTCGGCAGCAATGCGATGCCGGCGAGGAAGACCGCACCTACGACCGTCACGCGGGTCATGACTTTGTTCAGGTACTCCGCCGTGGCCTTGCCCGGGCGCACGCCCATGATCACGCCTCCGTACTTCTTCATGTTTTCGGCCATCTCGATCGGGTTGAAGGTAATGGCGGTATAGAAGAAGCAGAAGAACATGATGAGGACCGCGTACGTGATGTTGTAGGCCCAGCCGTGCCACGCGAAATAGGTCTCGAAGAACCGGTCAATGGCGGGGCTGTTCAGCGCGCTGCCCAGCATGCCGGGGAGCATCAGCAAGGAACTCGCAAAAATAATCGGTATCACGCCCGCCTGGTTGACGCGCAGCGGCAGATAGGTGCGCGCGCCGCCGGTCATCTTGCGGCCCTTCACCTGGCGCGGGTACTGCACCGGAATGCGGCGCTGCGCCGTCGTGATAAGAATCACGCCCGCGACGACAACCACCATGGCGGCAAACAGGAACAACACCGCGATCCAGCTAATCTGGCGCGTGCGCAGCAGCGTCGCTAGGTCCATGAGGGCGGCCGGCAGGCTCGCGGCGATACCGGCAAAAATAATGAGCGACATGCCGTTGCCGATGCCATACTCGCTGATTTGTTCGCCCAGCCACATGATGAACGCGGTGCCGGTTGTAAACGCGACAATACAGATGATGTAGAACCCGATACCGGTGCTTGTGACGATCGGCACCTCGGATTGCGCGTTCATGCCGCGCAGGAACGTGGCGACGCCAATGGACTGAATAATGCACAGCGCAATCGTGCCGTAGCGCGTGTATTCGGTGATCTTCTTTTGGCCTTCCGCGCCTTCCTTCGACAACTTCTCAAGCGAGGGGATCACCACGACCAGAAGCTGGATGATGATCGATGCGCTGATATACGGCATGATGCCGAGGGCAAAAATCGTGGCGTTCTGGAAGTTTCCGCCGGTGAACATGTCATAGAACCCGAACATGCTGCTCGCGTCGGCCATCAAATCCGAGAGTGCCTTCCCGTTCACGCCCGGGGTCGGAATGTGCGACCCGAGACGGTACACGGCGAGCATGCCGAGCGTGAAGAGGATTCGGCTCTTCAGCTCGGGAATTCGGAACGCGTTCCGGAATGCGTCTGTGGCGCTCGACACCTAGTTGTCCTCCCGCGCTCGCTTGACGGGTTTGTTGGGGCGGCCGTACGTTTTCGGGCCAATCAATTCGACCGTTCCGCCCGCGGCCTCGATCTTCGCGCGCGCGCCTTCGCTGATGGCGTGCGCGGCAACGGAAAACTTCTTCGTGATTTCGCCGCGGCCGAGGACCTTCACACCGCCTTTCTGTGGGTCGATGAGCTTGGCCTTCGTCAACGACTCCGCGTTCACGGTGTCGCCCGCCTTGAATGCCTTCTCGATGTCGTCGAGGTTGACGATCGCCATCGGAAAGCGGCTCTCGTGCCAGAAGCCAACCTTTGGCAGGCGGCGCGCAAGCGGGGTCTGGCCGCCTTCATGGCCGGCCTTCTTCGAGTAGCCGGACCGCGCGCCCTGGCCCTTGTGTCCGCGGCCGGCGGTTTTGCCGTTGCCGGAACCGACGCCGCGCCCTTTGCGCTTGCGGTTTTTCCGTGCGCCGGCGGCGACAGTTATGTTGCTCAAATCCATCGGCATGGTTTTGTACCCTTCGGAATTACAGCACCGCCGTCACGGGCAGGTTGCGTTCGCTGGCGATGTTCTCCGCCGTCTTCAGTTGCTTCAGGCCGTCAAGGGTCGCCCACACAACGTTGGTGGCGTTGTGCGAACCGAGGCACTTGGTCAATACGTTCTGGATGCCGGCGCTCTCGAGCACGGCGCGCACGGAACCGCCGGCCACAACGCCGGTGCCCAGCGACGCGGGCTTCAGCATGACGCGGGCGGAACCCGAGCGGCCCACCACTTCGTGCGGGACCGTCGTGCTCACGATCGGGATCGCAATCATGTTGCGCTTCGCGCGGTCGATGGCCTTGCGGATCGCGTCCGGCACTTCGCGGGCCTTGCCCATCGCCGCACCGACACGGCCCCTGCCGTCGCCCACGACAACGATGGCGCTGAATCGGAAGTTGCGTCCGCCCTTCACAACCTTCGCGACGCGGTTAATCTTGACGACCGCCTCGACGAACTGCGATTCCGATTGCTCTGCGCGCGGGCGCTTCTCGCCCCGGCCTTCGCGCTTTCTTTCTGGATTGCTCAACGTCAATCTCCCAGTGCCAAAATTCTATTTTGGATTTTGGATTTTGGATTTTGGAGCGTCTTCATGCGCAAAATCCTATCCATTGTTCCCTTTTCGTGCCCGTGCCTCGTGCTCATCATCGTAATCGTTGATCGAACCCGTGCCCGTTCCGCCTGACCTAGAAATCCAATCCCGCTTCGCGGGCCGCGTCGGCCAGGGCCTTGACGCGCCCGTGGTACAGCTTGCCATTGCGATCGAAACACACGCGCCCGACGGACGCGGCCTTCGCGCTCTCCGCGATTGCCTTGCCCACGGCCTTGGCCGCGTCGATGTTCCCGCCGGTGATCTTCAACTTCACGGAGGACGCGGACGCGACGGTTTTTCCACTCGCGTCGTCGATTACCTGCGCGTAAATATGCTTGAGCGTCGGGCGCACCGTGAGGCGCGGGCGCTCGGCCGTGCCGGAGATGCTCTTGCGAATGTGCATCTTGCGGCGCGACAGCCTCTTCAATTTTGCGGGTAGCGCTGACATGGTTGCGTGCTCTCCGTTCGTTACTTACCGCCCGCCTTGCCTTCTTTGCGGCGGATGGTCTCGTTATCGTACTTGATGCCCTTGCCTTTGTACGGCTCCGGCTGGCGCCAGCGGCGAATATCCGCGGCGATCTGGCCGACAAGTTCCTTGTCGATGCCTTCCACTTTGATGGTCTGCGTACCGTCCACGCTGAACGTAATGCCTGTGGGCGGTTCGACCATGACGGGGTGGCTGTACCCGACCGAAAGCTGCAGCGACTTGCCCTGCATCGCGGCGCGGTAACCGACGCCGACGATGTTCAGCACCTTGCTGTAGCCGGTAGTAACGCCCGTCATCATGTTTTGCATGAGGGCGCGGGTCAGGCCGTGCAGGGCGCGGTGCGCCGGTTCGTCGCTCGGACGCGCGACCACAATGTGGCCGTCTTCCATCGTGATGGTGACATCCGGATGGAAAGTGCGTTCGAGCGTGCCCTTCGGGCCCGTTACTTTCAGTTTCTGCCCGTTCAGTTCGGCTTTCACGCCGCTGGGAATCTGTACGGGTAATTTTCCTATTCTCGACACGGTTCACTGCCCTTTCGTTGAGGCCTGACTTACCAAACCTCGCACAGCACTTCGCCGCCCAACTTGCTCGCGCGGGCCTGCTTCCCCGTCATCACGCCTTTGGACGTACTGACCACGGAAATACCCAGGCCGCTGCGGACGGGCCTGATGTCGCCGTACCCGACGTACACGCGCAGGCTCGGCTTGCTCACGCGGCGCAGGCCGCTGATCACCGGCTGGCGGTTCGTTAGGTACTTCAACGACACCTGCAACACGTTCTGCTTGCCGTCTTCGACGAGCTTGTAGCCCTCGATAAATCCTTCCTGCTTCAACACGTCGCAGATTCGTTCTTTCAACCGCGAGCCCGGAACGTCAACGCGTTCCTGGCGCGCCTGCATGGCGTTGCGCACGCGGCTCAACAAATCCGAAACGGGATCGCTCATCGACATGGGACGTAGTTCCTCTTTGTCTCGATTACCAGCTTGACTTCGTCACGCCGGGCAGCAGCCCCTCAAGCGCCAACTTCCGGAAGCAAATGCGGCACATGCCAAACTTGCGCATGTAGCTGCGGGGCCGTCCGCACAGCTTGCAGCGGTGGTAGCCGCGCACCTTGAATTTCGGCGCGCGCTGGCTCCTGAGTATCTGCGATTTCTTCGCCACGGGATTCTCCTTGCTTCAGGGCCTATTGCGCCCTGAACGGCATTCCAAATTTCTTCAACAGCTCGCGGCTCTCGTCAACCGTGCGCGCATTCTTCACGACGAACGTGATGTTCATGCCGCGCACGCGCGTGACCGCGTCCACGTTCACTTCCGGAAAGATGGTCTGTTCGCGCAGGCCCAGCGTATAGTTGCCGAACTGATCGAACCCCTTCGGCGACATGCCGCGAAAGTCGCGGATACGCGGGACGGCGACATTGAACAGACGATCCATGAACTCGTACATGCGCTGGCCGCGCAGCGTGACCATGCAGCCGATGTTCGAGCCTTCGCGCAGCTTGAAGTTCGAGATCGACTTCTTCGCCTTGCGGATGCTCGCTTTCTGGCCGGTAATGTTCGTCAGCTCGTTGACCGCGTTCTCCATCATGCGCGGGTCCGACTGGCCGTCGCCCACACCCATGTTGATCACGATCTTCTCGACGCGCGGCACCTGCATGACGTTGTCGTAGCCGAATTCCTTGCGCAATTCCGGAATAATCTGCTTGTCGTATCGTTCTTTCAGTCGTGCGGTCACAGTTCTCATGTCCTTCTGTCGAGGCGTCCCGCTTATTAACCGCCACGGGATCGCACCGAACCTGTTAGTATAACGGACTTACTCGCTAATCGTCTCGCCGTTCACCTTGAACACGCGCACGCGGCTGCCGTCTTCGAGGCGTTTCCGAATAATCTTCGAGGCTTTGCCGGCCGCCTCGCACCACGCCATCACATTCGACACGTGAATAGGGCGCTCGCGCTCGACGATGCCGCCCTGCTGATTGCGGCTCGAGGGGCGCGTGTGGCGTTTCATCATGTTCACGCCTTCGACAATCAACCGGTCTTCGGCCGGCATCGTGCGGAGCACGCGGCCCTTGCGCCCTTTGTATTTGCCGGTGATCACCACCACCGTATCGCCCTTGCGGATATCCATCGTTCGTTCCTTTACACCACTTCCGGCGCCAGAGAGATAATGCGCATGAAGCCTCGGTCGCGCAGTTCGCGGGGCACCGGCCCGAAAATACGGGTGCCGCGCGGTTCCATGTTCGGGTTGATCAACACGGCCGCGTTCGAGTCGAACCGGATGACCGTGCCGTCGGGCCGCTGCGTGTCCTGGCGCATGCGCACCACGACCGCTTTCACGACGTCGCCCTTCTTCACGCTCGTGTTCGGCAACGCGTCTTTCACGGACGCCGTGATGATGTCGCCCAGCCGGGCGTAGCGGCGTTCGGTGCCGCCCATCACCTGGATCACGCGAATACGCCGCGCGCCCGTGTTGTCGGCGACGTCGAGGTTCGAATAAATCTGGATCATTGGTCTTCGCCTTTCCGCCGGCTACTCTGCGCGCTTCACGATCTCGACGAGGCGCCACCGCTTCGTCTTGCTGAGCGGGCGCGTCTCGCGAATCCGGACGAGGTCGCCGATCTGGCACTCGCCCTTTTCATCGTGCGCCTTGAAGGTTTTCGTCTGCTTGACGCCCTTCTTGTACAGCCGGTGCTGCACGGTGCGCTCGACGGCCACCGTGATCGTCTTCGTCATCTTGTTGCTGCGCACGACGCCGACGCGCTCTTTTCTCGCTCCACGTTCCTGCATGATTACTTAGCCTTTTTCTGAGCGGCCAATTCCCGCTCCCGCATAATCGTCTTGATGCGCGCCACTTCCCGCCGGGCATTCCGCGCGGCGCGCGAATTCTCCACCGACGCCGTCGCCATCTGGAGACGGAAGTTGCGCAACGCGTCCCCGCGTTCCTTCAGCCGAAGGTCGAGTTCGCCGGGTTCCAATTCCCTGAGGTCTTTCGCTTTCACGGCAATGTGTCCTATGTTCTCTTTACGAACTTCGAGGCGACCGACAGCTTATGGCCCGCGAGCCGGATCGCTTCGCGCGCAAGGTCTTCGGTCACGCCTTCAAGCTCGAACATCACGCGGCCGGGCTTCACCACCGCTACCCACTCTTCCGGCGCGCCCTTGCCTTTACCCATGCGGGTTTCAGCGGGCTTTTTCGTGATCGGTTTGTCCGGGAACACGCGAATCCACAGCTTTCCGCCGCGCTTGACATGGCGCGTGAGCGCGATGCGCGCGGCCTCGATCTCGCGCGAGGTCACCCAGCCGACTTCCGTCGCCTTCAATCCGTATTCGCCGAAATCGACACTGGCAGCGCCCTTCGTCGAGCCGGCGCGGCGGCCACGTTGCACCTTGCGGTGTTTAACTCGCTTTGGCATCAACATGGGTTACTGCTCCTTTTCCTGCTGGCGGCGGCCACCGCGTTCGCCCCGTTCGGGACGGTCGCCGCGGTGCTCGCGATGGTCGCGGCGCGCCTGGATGCCGCGCGCTTCGGCGGGGCTTGCCGCCATCTGGCCAGGCTCCACGTCGCCGTGGTAAATCCAACACTTCACGCCAATCGTGCCATACGTCGTGTATGCCGTCGCGAACCCGTAATCGACGTCCGCGCGCAAGGTGTGCAGTGGCACACTGCCTTCGCGGGACTGCTCGACGCGGGCGATTTCCGCGCCGTTCAACCGGCCCGCCACGCGCAGGCGGATGCCGCGCGCGCCAAGGCGCATCGTGCTCTGCATCGACTTCTTCATCGCGCGGCGGAACGACACGCGGCGCTCGAGTTGCGAGGCGATGCCTTCGGCAACGAGCTGCGCGTTCATTTCCGGGCTCATGACTTCGTGGATGTTTATCAGCAGCTCGCGGCCGGTAAGCTTCTCGAGTTCCGCGCGCAGCTTGTCCACTTCCTGACCGCGCTGGCCGATAACGAGGCCCGGGCGCGCCGTGTAAATGTGCACCTTCGCCTTGCGGCCCGCCCGCTCGATGTCCACGCGCGCCACGCCGGTGTTGTACAGGCGCTTCTTCACGTAGTCGCGCAAACGCAAGTCTTCGTGGAGCAGCGGCACGTATTCCTTGCCCGCGTACCAGATCGAACTCCACGTGCGGATCACGCCGAGCCTGAACCCGAGCGGATGTACCTTTTGGCCCACCGATGGTCTCCTTTGTTCCTTAGTCGCCCGAAATCTGCAGCACGACGTTGTGCGTGCGCTTGCGGATTTTTCCGCCGCGGCCGCGCGTCATCGGCTGATACCGGTGAATGGTTATTCCCTTATCGACCAACAATTTCGAGACGACGTATTCGTCCGTATTGATACGCGTGCGCGTCTTGGCCGCTTCGCTCTCGGCGTTCGCGACTGCGGACGCGAGCAGCTTGGACAGCAGCGGCGAGCCGCCTTTGACCGTGAAACGCAGAATGTCGCGCGCTTCGGCAACTTTCTTGCCGCGGATCAGGTCCGCGATTAGGCGCATCTTTCGCGGCGATCCGCGCTGGCTGCGTACTTTTGCGATAGCAACTGGCATGGCGTCCCTCTACTTCCCACCGGCCGCGGGCGCCGTCGTGGGCTTTTCCGACTTCGTGCCGGAGTGGCCCCTGAACGTGCGCGTCGGCGAAAACTCGCCCAGCTTGTGGCCGACCATGTTTTCCGACACGAACACGGGAAGGAACTTGTTGCCGTTGTGCACGGCAATCGTCAGTCCCACCATGTCCGGCGTGATGGTCGACCGGCGCGACCACGTACGGATGACACGCTTGTCGCCCGTACGGTTCTGCTTCTCCACTTTCTCCATGAGGTGCCCGTCGATGAACGGACCCTTCTTTACGGAACGTGGCACGGTACTCTCTCCTCGTTACTTGCTGCGCCGGCGTATGATGAATACGTTCGTGCGTTTCTTTTCTTTGCGCGTCTTGTGGCCCTTCGTCGAAATGCCCCACGGCGTCGAGGGGTGGCGTCCGCCCGAGGTACGGCCTTCGCCGCCGCCGTGCGGGTGGTCCACCGGGTTCATCGCAACGCCACGCACCTTCGGACGGCGGCCCAGCCAACGCGTGCGGCCGGCCTTGCCGAGCATGACATTCGCATGTTCTTCGTTCCCGACCTGCCCGATCGTCGCACGGCAGGAGATGAATACGCGGCGCATCTCGCCCGAAGGGAGACGCAGCACGGCGAACTCGCCTTCCTTCGCGAGCAACTGGCACGCGTTGCCCGCGGACCGTGCGATCTGGCCGCCCTTGCCGGGCGTCAGTTCGACGTTGTGCACGAACGCGCCGAGCGGCACGTTACCCAACGGCAGACAGTTGCCCACCTGGTATTCCGCGGAAGGGCCGCTGGCGAGCGTCATGCCCACCTCCAGCCCGATCGGCGCTAGAATATAGGTCTTCTCGCCGTCCGCGTACGTCAACAACGCGATGCGCGCGGACCGGTTCGGATCGTATTCGATTGCGGACACCTTCGCGGGGATTCCGTCCTTCGCGCGCTGAAAATCGATGATGCGGTAACGGCGCTTGTGTCCGCCGCCGCGGCGCCGCATCGTAACGCGGCCCATGTTGTTGCGGCCCGAGATGCGGTGCTTGGCAACCGTCAGGCCCTTCTCCGGCGTGTCCTTCGTGATCTCGGCAAAATCGGAAACGCTCATCCCGCGCTGGGACGATGTCACCGGTTTGAACTTCTTGATACCCATGTTGTGCTGGACTCCCGTGCGGCCTGCGTTAACCCATCAAGTCGATTGTTTCGCCCTGTTGGAGCGTAACCACCGCCTTCTTCCAACGCGGCTTCCGGCCGAGCGAACGGCCCCGGCGCACCACTTTTCCGTCGTAGTTCATTGTGTTGACCTTGACGACCCTGACCTTGAACATCTCTTCAACGGCGTCGCGGATTTGGCTCTTGT contains:
- a CDS encoding type Z 30S ribosomal protein S14 codes for the protein MAKKSQILRSQRAPKFKVRGYHRCKLCGRPRSYMRKFGMCRICFRKLALEGLLPGVTKSSW
- the rpsE gene encoding 30S ribosomal protein S5: MSNPERKREGRGEKRPRAEQSESQFVEAVVKINRVAKVVKGGRNFRFSAIVVVGDGRGRVGAAMGKAREVPDAIRKAIDRAKRNMIAIPIVSTTVPHEVVGRSGSARVMLKPASLGTGVVAGGSVRAVLESAGIQNVLTKCLGSHNATNVVWATLDGLKQLKTAENIASERNLPVTAVL
- a CDS encoding 50S ribosomal protein L18; translation: MSALPAKLKRLSRRKMHIRKSISGTAERPRLTVRPTLKHIYAQVIDDASGKTVASASSVKLKITGGNIDAAKAVGKAIAESAKAASVGRVCFDRNGKLYHGRVKALADAAREAGLDF
- the rpsQ gene encoding 30S ribosomal protein S17, with amino-acid sequence MQERGARKERVGVVRSNKMTKTITVAVERTVQHRLYKKGVKQTKTFKAHDEKGECQIGDLVRIRETRPLSKTKRWRLVEIVKRAE
- the rplW gene encoding 50S ribosomal protein L23, which codes for MKVNAYYIVKKPVLTEESTILMHAKNQYVFRVDPRANKSQIRDAVEEMFKVRVVKVNTMNYDGKVVRRGRSLGRKPRWKKAVVTLQQGETIDLMG
- the secY gene encoding preprotein translocase subunit SecY, translating into MSSATDAFRNAFRIPELKSRILFTLGMLAVYRLGSHIPTPGVNGKALSDLMADASSMFGFYDMFTGGNFQNATIFALGIMPYISASIIIQLLVVVIPSLEKLSKEGAEGQKKITEYTRYGTIALCIIQSIGVATFLRGMNAQSEVPIVTSTGIGFYIICIVAFTTGTAFIMWLGEQISEYGIGNGMSLIIFAGIAASLPAALMDLATLLRTRQISWIAVLFLFAAMVVVVAGVILITTAQRRIPVQYPRQVKGRKMTGGARTYLPLRVNQAGVIPIIFASSLLMLPGMLGSALNSPAIDRFFETYFAWHGWAYNITYAVLIMFFCFFYTAITFNPIEMAENMKKYGGVIMGVRPGKATAEYLNKVMTRVTVVGAVFLAGIALLPTIVQMQVPMLSYNTASFLGGTSLLILVGVALDTVRQIETHLTMRNYDGFLGGGGRRVRGRRL
- the rpmC gene encoding 50S ribosomal protein L29, translating into MAVKAKDLRELEPGELDLRLKERGDALRNFRLQMATASVENSRAARNARREVARIKTIMRERELAAQKKAK
- a CDS encoding 50S ribosomal protein L24; the encoded protein is MDIRKGDTVVVITGKYKGRKGRVLRTMPAEDRLIVEGVNMMKRHTRPSSRNQQGGIVERERPIHVSNVMAWCEAAGKASKIIRKRLEDGSRVRVFKVNGETISE
- the rplO gene encoding 50S ribosomal protein L15; amino-acid sequence: MDLSNITVAAGARKNRKRKGRGVGSGNGKTAGRGHKGQGARSGYSKKAGHEGGQTPLARRLPKVGFWHESRFPMAIVNLDDIEKAFKAGDTVNAESLTKAKLIDPQKGGVKVLGRGEITKKFSVAAHAISEGARAKIEAAGGTVELIGPKTYGRPNKPVKRAREDN
- a CDS encoding adenylate kinase, translated to MRIVLLGGPGAGKGTQAMRLAEAFGIPHISTGAYFRDQLERETELGERIREYMDSGSLVPDELTCEVVESRLKEPDCKNGYVLDGFPRSLPQARILDRMLAARGDSLDVAIDLEVPDEEIVARLTARRLCPVCGKIFNLKFDPPSSDGKRCDRTGCSGQLVTRSDDTEETVRERIRIYHRTTEPIVKYYKERGLLHVVVEGALGPDQVFAKVENVVHRLCRA
- the rpsC gene encoding 30S ribosomal protein S3 yields the protein MGQKVHPLGFRLGVIRTWSSIWYAGKEYVPLLHEDLRLRDYVKKRLYNTGVARVDIERAGRKAKVHIYTARPGLVIGQRGQEVDKLRAELEKLTGRELLINIHEVMSPEMNAQLVAEGIASQLERRVSFRRAMKKSMQSTMRLGARGIRLRVAGRLNGAEIARVEQSREGSVPLHTLRADVDYGFATAYTTYGTIGVKCWIYHGDVEPGQMAASPAEARGIQARRDHREHRGDRPERGERGGRRQQEKEQ
- the rplP gene encoding 50S ribosomal protein L16, encoding MLMPKRVKHRKVQRGRRAGSTKGAASVDFGEYGLKATEVGWVTSREIEAARIALTRHVKRGGKLWIRVFPDKPITKKPAETRMGKGKGAPEEWVAVVKPGRVMFELEGVTEDLAREAIRLAGHKLSVASKFVKRT
- the rpsS gene encoding 30S ribosomal protein S19; this translates as MPRSVKKGPFIDGHLMEKVEKQNRTGDKRVIRTWSRRSTITPDMVGLTIAVHNGNKFLPVFVSENMVGHKLGEFSPTRTFRGHSGTKSEKPTTAPAAGGK
- the rplE gene encoding 50S ribosomal protein L5 translates to MRTVTARLKERYDKQIIPELRKEFGYDNVMQVPRVEKIVINMGVGDGQSDPRMMENAVNELTNITGQKASIRKAKKSISNFKLREGSNIGCMVTLRGQRMYEFMDRLFNVAVPRIRDFRGMSPKGFDQFGNYTLGLREQTIFPEVNVDAVTRVRGMNITFVVKNARTVDESRELLKKFGMPFRAQ
- the rplB gene encoding 50S ribosomal protein L2, yielding MGIKKFKPVTSSQRGMSVSDFAEITKDTPEKGLTVAKHRISGRNNMGRVTMRRRGGGHKRRYRIIDFQRAKDGIPAKVSAIEYDPNRSARIALLTYADGEKTYILAPIGLEVGMTLASGPSAEYQVGNCLPLGNVPLGAFVHNVELTPGKGGQIARSAGNACQLLAKEGEFAVLRLPSGEMRRVFISCRATIGQVGNEEHANVMLGKAGRTRWLGRRPKVRGVAMNPVDHPHGGGEGRTSGGRHPSTPWGISTKGHKTRKEKKRTNVFIIRRRSK
- the rplF gene encoding 50S ribosomal protein L6: MSRIGKLPVQIPSGVKAELNGQKLKVTGPKGTLERTFHPDVTITMEDGHIVVARPSDEPAHRALHGLTRALMQNMMTGVTTGYSKVLNIVGVGYRAAMQGKSLQLSVGYSHPVMVEPPTGITFSVDGTQTIKVEGIDKELVGQIAADIRRWRQPEPYKGKGIKYDNETIRRKEGKAGGK
- the rplV gene encoding 50S ribosomal protein L22, yielding MPVAIAKVRSQRGSPRKMRLIADLIRGKKVAEARDILRFTVKGGSPLLSKLLASAVANAESEAAKTRTRINTDEYVVSKLLVDKGITIHRYQPMTRGRGGKIRKRTHNVVLQISGD
- the rpsH gene encoding 30S ribosomal protein S8: MSMSDPVSDLLSRVRNAMQARQERVDVPGSRLKERICDVLKQEGFIEGYKLVEDGKQNVLQVSLKYLTNRQPVISGLRRVSKPSLRVYVGYGDIRPVRSGLGISVVSTSKGVMTGKQARASKLGGEVLCEVW
- the rplN gene encoding 50S ribosomal protein L14 yields the protein MIQIYSNLDVADNTGARRIRVIQVMGGTERRYARLGDIITASVKDALPNTSVKKGDVVKAVVVRMRQDTQRPDGTVIRFDSNAAVLINPNMEPRGTRIFGPVPRELRDRGFMRIISLAPEVV
- the map gene encoding type I methionyl aminopeptidase, whose protein sequence is MIAIKSENEIAIMREANQIVAEVLVTLAGMVAPGISTGALDEEAARLIRAYGAKPSFLGYHGYPKNTCISVDDQIIHGIPGKRKLQDGQIVSIDVGVKHHGYFGDAAVTVACGTIDTMRRRLMDATDLALSRAIAAAKDGNYLSDISRAVQTTCEAEGFAVVRSFVGHGIGTSMHEEPQVPNFVTKEKGPRLRAGMVLAIEPMVNAGTHDVRVLKDGWTAVTADGKPSAHFEHSVVVREAGGEILSATPKLVWGRKTN